From a region of the Rathayibacter sp. VKM Ac-2804 genome:
- the dinB gene encoding DNA polymerase IV produces MSKQDGTGRQVTTEPFDDPRASILHVDMDAFFASVELLEHPELRGKPVVVGHIGSRSVVTAATYEARKYGINSAMPMAVALRRCPHAIILEPHMDRYREASRRVMAIFDSFTPLVERLSIDEAFLDVAGARRISGSPWAIGTEIRRRVHAELGLTCSVGIASTKFVAKLASGRSKPDGLLVVPSDGVQAFLDPLPVSALWGVGASTEEALVRRGLRTVADVATTPLASLVSALGEATGRRLHALSNGVDPRPVDTRQIEKSAGHEITFADDVADPELVRRELLRLCDKVAVRMRRSGVRCRTVAVKVRFGDFSTLTRSRTLPEATDVARVLYDASSALLEAANPLRRPVRLIGVRGEQLVEGDDVAFSLWSDSDDWRDAELAVDGVSARFGTGAVRPASLLSRSAPESAKGIDISDTLATRNRSSD; encoded by the coding sequence GTGAGCAAGCAGGACGGCACGGGGCGGCAGGTCACGACCGAGCCCTTCGACGACCCGCGCGCGAGCATCCTGCACGTCGACATGGACGCGTTCTTCGCCTCCGTCGAGCTGCTCGAGCACCCGGAGCTGCGCGGCAAGCCGGTCGTCGTCGGGCACATCGGCTCGCGCTCGGTGGTGACGGCCGCGACCTACGAGGCACGCAAGTACGGCATCAACTCGGCGATGCCGATGGCCGTGGCGCTCCGCCGCTGCCCGCACGCGATCATCCTCGAGCCGCACATGGACCGCTACCGCGAGGCCTCGCGCCGGGTGATGGCGATCTTCGACTCCTTCACCCCGCTCGTCGAGCGGCTCAGCATCGACGAGGCCTTCCTCGATGTCGCCGGTGCCCGGCGGATCTCCGGCTCGCCCTGGGCCATCGGCACCGAGATCCGCCGGCGCGTGCACGCCGAGCTCGGTCTCACCTGCTCCGTCGGCATCGCCAGCACCAAGTTCGTCGCGAAGCTCGCCTCCGGCCGCTCCAAGCCCGACGGCCTGCTCGTCGTGCCGTCCGACGGCGTGCAGGCGTTCCTCGACCCGCTGCCGGTGAGCGCCCTCTGGGGCGTCGGGGCGAGCACCGAGGAGGCGCTGGTGCGGCGGGGCCTGCGCACCGTGGCCGATGTCGCGACCACTCCGCTCGCCTCCCTCGTCTCGGCGCTCGGCGAGGCCACCGGGCGCCGCCTGCACGCCCTGTCCAACGGCGTCGATCCGCGCCCGGTCGACACCCGGCAGATCGAGAAGAGCGCCGGCCACGAGATCACCTTCGCGGACGACGTCGCCGACCCGGAGCTCGTCCGCCGCGAGCTGCTGCGCCTGTGCGACAAGGTCGCCGTGCGGATGCGCCGCTCCGGCGTCCGCTGCCGCACCGTGGCCGTCAAGGTCCGCTTCGGCGACTTCAGCACGCTGACCCGCTCGCGCACCCTCCCCGAGGCGACCGACGTGGCGCGGGTGCTCTACGACGCGTCCTCGGCACTGCTGGAGGCGGCGAACCCGCTGCGCCGGCCGGTCCGGCTGATCGGCGTCCGCGGCGAGCAGCTCGTCGAGGGCGATGACGTCGCGTTCTCGCTCTGGAGCGACTCCGACGACTGGCGCGACGCCGAGCTCGCGGTCGACGGCGTCTCCGCCCGCTTCGGCACCGGCGCCGTGCGGCCGGCGTCGCTGCTCTCGCGTTCCGCCCCGGAGTCGGCCAAGGGCATCGACATCAGCGACACCCTCGCTACGCGGAACCGATCGTCAGACTGA
- a CDS encoding long-chain-fatty-acid--CoA ligase, giving the protein MSTHPPRPWIRSYADGVPEELELPTGSLVDIVAESAERYPHEVALEFFGRSTSYAQLADDVERAAEGLRRLGVRAGDPVALILPNCPQHVVAFYAVLRLGAVVVEHNPLYTPRELRHQFEDHGARVAIAWDRVVPTVQDLPEDLGVGTIVSVDLTRAMPAPMRAALRLPIRKARESRAALTGKVHGAIEWDSLLRRRLDPAHPRPTADDLAVIQYTSGTTGAPKGAELTHLNLTANAAQSRAWVPTVRRGDCVVYAVLPMFHAYGLTLCLTFAMSMGARLVLFPKFDPDLVLKVVRKHPATFLPAVPPIAERLALRAKEKGVSLQGIEIAISGAMPLDPDLVESFEALTGGTLVEGYGLSETSPVLMANPVSTARRAGTVGLPLPGTDVRIVDPEDPETEVEAGGQGELVVRGPQVFRGYHRKPDETAAVFTAEGWFRTGDIATIDEDGFVTIVDRIKELIITGGFNVSPSEVEEVLRRLPAVRDVAVVGLPDARSGEQVAAAVVLEPGAHLDQEEARRTVREALTPYKVPKRIVVVDELPRSMIGKVLRREVKALLLDGS; this is encoded by the coding sequence GTGAGCACTCACCCGCCCCGCCCCTGGATCCGCAGCTACGCAGACGGAGTGCCGGAGGAGCTGGAGCTCCCGACCGGCTCGCTCGTCGACATCGTCGCCGAATCGGCCGAGCGCTATCCGCACGAGGTCGCGCTCGAGTTCTTCGGCCGATCGACCAGCTACGCCCAGCTCGCCGATGACGTGGAGCGCGCCGCGGAGGGACTGCGGCGACTCGGGGTCCGCGCCGGCGACCCCGTCGCCCTGATCCTGCCGAACTGCCCGCAGCACGTCGTCGCCTTCTACGCGGTGCTGCGCCTCGGCGCCGTCGTCGTCGAGCACAATCCGCTCTACACGCCGCGCGAGCTGCGGCACCAGTTCGAGGACCACGGCGCGCGGGTCGCGATCGCCTGGGACCGCGTGGTCCCGACCGTGCAGGACCTGCCCGAGGACCTCGGCGTGGGCACGATCGTCTCGGTCGACCTCACGCGGGCGATGCCGGCTCCGATGCGCGCCGCGCTCCGCCTGCCGATCCGGAAGGCCCGCGAGTCGCGCGCCGCCCTGACCGGGAAGGTCCACGGCGCGATCGAGTGGGACTCGCTGCTGCGCCGACGGCTCGACCCGGCGCACCCGCGTCCGACGGCGGACGACCTCGCCGTCATCCAGTACACCAGCGGCACGACGGGAGCCCCGAAGGGTGCCGAGCTGACGCACCTCAATCTCACGGCGAACGCCGCGCAGTCGCGCGCCTGGGTGCCCACGGTGCGCCGCGGCGACTGCGTGGTCTACGCGGTCCTGCCCATGTTCCACGCCTACGGGCTCACGCTCTGCCTGACCTTCGCCATGAGCATGGGCGCGCGCCTCGTGCTGTTCCCGAAGTTCGACCCGGACCTCGTCCTCAAGGTCGTCCGCAAGCACCCGGCGACCTTCCTGCCGGCGGTGCCGCCGATCGCCGAGCGGCTCGCCCTGCGCGCGAAGGAGAAGGGCGTCTCGCTGCAGGGCATCGAGATCGCGATCTCGGGCGCGATGCCGCTCGACCCGGATCTGGTCGAGTCGTTCGAGGCGCTGACCGGCGGCACGCTCGTCGAGGGCTACGGGCTGTCCGAGACCTCCCCCGTGCTGATGGCGAACCCGGTCAGCACGGCGCGCCGCGCGGGCACCGTCGGATTGCCGCTGCCCGGCACGGACGTGCGCATCGTCGATCCGGAGGACCCGGAGACCGAGGTCGAGGCCGGCGGGCAGGGCGAGCTCGTCGTGCGCGGTCCGCAGGTGTTCCGCGGCTACCACCGCAAGCCCGACGAGACCGCGGCCGTGTTCACCGCCGAGGGCTGGTTCCGCACCGGAGACATCGCCACCATCGACGAGGACGGCTTCGTCACCATCGTCGACCGGATCAAGGAGCTGATCATTACCGGCGGCTTCAACGTCTCACCGTCCGAGGTCGAGGAGGTGCTCCGCCGGCTGCCGGCCGTCCGCGACGTCGCCGTGGTCGGGCTGCCGGACGCCCGCAGCGGCGAGCAGGTCGCCGCCGCGGTCGTCCTCGAGCCGGGCGCCCACCTCGATCAGGAGGAGGCGCGCCGCACCGTGCGCGAGGCGCTCACGCCCTACAAGGTGCCGAAGCGGATCGTCGTCGTCGACGAGCTGCCGCGCAGCATGATCGGCAAGGTGCTCCGCCGCGAGGTGAAGGCGCTGCTGCTCGACGGGTCCTGA
- a CDS encoding TIGR03086 family metal-binding protein produces the protein MVARTTDTGAGREPAPATTSPGGNGGAAAEVDPSTPTTPGEDMTHEHEPDSPDSDLSLWLDLQARAHAAFEIRLDAVVDWAAPTPDTEWDTRALVLHVVREQQRAHTLLSGGDESPIRLEPVAADLRSEWTRVTTVLRAVSREVDPRAELRLGRDTVTALELLQEQVADITVHTWDLARATGSEEAMEEGLVAAVWELFAPQEETLRASGLFAAPVPIDTTAPLQSRLLAVTGRDDRLAA, from the coding sequence ATGGTCGCACGCACCACCGACACCGGTGCCGGGCGCGAGCCCGCACCGGCGACGACCTCTCCCGGCGGGAATGGCGGCGCCGCCGCCGAGGTTGACCCGAGCACCCCGACGACTCCCGGAGAAGACATGACGCACGAGCACGAGCCCGACTCCCCCGACTCCGACCTGAGCCTCTGGCTCGACCTGCAGGCCCGCGCGCACGCCGCGTTCGAGATCCGCCTCGATGCGGTGGTGGACTGGGCCGCGCCGACCCCCGACACCGAGTGGGACACCCGCGCGCTCGTGCTGCACGTGGTCCGCGAGCAGCAGCGGGCGCACACGCTGCTCTCCGGCGGCGACGAATCGCCGATCCGCCTCGAGCCGGTGGCCGCGGACCTCCGCAGCGAGTGGACCCGGGTGACGACTGTGCTGCGCGCGGTGTCGCGCGAGGTCGACCCCCGGGCCGAGCTGCGCCTGGGCCGCGACACCGTCACCGCGCTGGAGCTGCTGCAGGAGCAGGTCGCCGACATCACGGTGCACACCTGGGACCTCGCGCGCGCCACCGGGAGCGAGGAGGCGATGGAGGAGGGCCTCGTCGCCGCCGTCTGGGAGCTCTTCGCGCCGCAGGAGGAGACGCTGCGCGCGAGCGGGCTGTTCGCCGCTCCGGTCCCGATCGATACGACCGCGCCGCTGCAGAGCCGGCTGCTGGCGGTCACCGGTCGCGACGACCGCCTCGCCGCCTGA
- a CDS encoding SDR family oxidoreductase, with amino-acid sequence MTRVAVIGAHGKVGQQILHLLYDAGHEAVGVVRNPDHSEDIVRLGGEPLVHDLEHSTAEDFAGRLEGVDALVFTAGAGPDSGPERKRTVDLGASVLSQEAAAIAGIRRFVQISAIGVDAPLADDTEEGWRAYVEAKRDADTALRGTDLDWTILRPGGLTNDEGTGRIELGESVEKGSIPREDVAATVIAVLADPSSIGSTWEIVSGDVAIEDAVSQGA; translated from the coding sequence ATGACACGCGTCGCCGTCATCGGAGCACACGGCAAGGTCGGCCAGCAGATCCTCCATCTGCTCTACGACGCCGGACACGAGGCGGTCGGAGTCGTCCGCAACCCCGACCACTCGGAGGACATCGTCCGCCTCGGCGGAGAGCCGCTGGTCCACGACCTCGAGCACTCCACCGCCGAGGACTTCGCCGGGAGGCTGGAGGGCGTCGACGCCCTCGTCTTCACCGCCGGCGCCGGACCCGACTCCGGCCCCGAGCGCAAGCGCACGGTCGACCTCGGCGCCTCCGTGCTCAGCCAGGAGGCGGCCGCGATCGCCGGCATCCGCCGCTTCGTGCAGATCAGCGCGATCGGCGTCGACGCGCCGCTCGCCGACGACACCGAGGAGGGCTGGCGCGCGTACGTCGAGGCCAAGCGCGACGCCGACACGGCGCTGCGCGGCACCGACCTGGACTGGACGATCCTCCGTCCCGGCGGCCTCACCAACGACGAGGGCACCGGCCGCATCGAGCTCGGCGAGAGCGTCGAGAAGGGCAGCATCCCGCGCGAGGACGTCGCCGCGACCGTGATCGCGGTGCTGGCCGACCCCTCGTCGATCGGCAGCACCTGGGAGATCGTCTCGGGCGACGTCGCCATCGAGGACGCCGTCTCCCAGGGCGCCTGA